A window from Peromyscus eremicus chromosome 1, PerEre_H2_v1, whole genome shotgun sequence encodes these proteins:
- the LOC131893941 gene encoding interferon lambda-2-like: MKAETAGGRVLLLLLLTAVLTGTRADPVPRATRLPPDAKDCHRARFKSLSPQVLQAFKKAKDAIEEWLLQKDVRCSSRLFPRAWDLQQLQVQERPKALQAELTLTLKVLENMTDSALVPILDQPLHTLRHIHSQLQACVQPEPTAEPRPLSRRLSHWLHRLQEARRRETPGCLEASVTFNLFRLLTRDLKCVASGDQCV; the protein is encoded by the exons ATGAAGGCAG AAACAGCTGGGGGCCGCgtgctcctcctgctgctgctgaccGCGGTGCTGACGGGAACCCGCGCTGATCCTGTGCCCAGGGCGACCAGGCTCCCACCAGATGCCAAGGATTGCCACAGAGCCCGGTTCAAGTCTCTGTCCCCGCAAGTGCTGCAGGCCTTCAAGAAGGCCAAGGATGCCATA GAGGAGTGGCTGCTCCAGAAGGATGTCAGGTGCAGCTCCCGCCTCTTCCCCAGGGCCTGGGACCTGCAGCAGCTGCAG GTCCAGGAGCGCCCCAAGGCCTTGCAGGCTGAGCTGACCCTGACACTGAAGGTCCTAGAGAACATGACTGACTCAGCCCTGGTCCCCATCCTGGACCAGCCTCTTCACACCCTGCGCCACATCCACTCACAGCTGCAGGCCTGT GTGCAGCCTGAGCCCACAGCAGAGCCCAGGCCTCTGAGCCGCCGCCTCTCACACTGGCTGCACAGGCTCCAGGAGGCCCGGAGGAGG GAGACCCCCGGCTGCCTGGAGGCCTCTGTCACTTTCAACCTCTTCCGCCTGCTCACCCGGGACCTGAAGTGTGTGGCGAGTGGAGATCAGTGTGTCTGA